The nucleotide sequence CTGGGGTGGGTGCGGTTCGTCCAGCGCCGGCCGGTGAGCCGGGCCGCGGCGATCGGCGTCGTCCTGGCCGTCGGCGGGCTCGCGTGTGTGGTGGAGGTCTGGTCCGGGCTGAGCTTCAACCCCCTCGGACTGCTGCTCGCCTTCGGCGCGGCCTTCTGTCAGGTGGGCTACTTCGTCCTCTCCGACCACGGCAGCGACGGCCAGGACCCGGCGGATCCGCTCGGCGTCATCGCCTACGGACTGCTGATCGGAGCCGTGGCGCTGACCGTGGTCGGCCGCCCCTGGGGGATGGACTGGACGGTCCTCACCGGCGGCGCCGACCTGGCGGGCGCCCGTGTTCCCGCCCTGGTCCTGCTCGCCTGGATCGTGCTGGTGGCGACGGTGATCGCGTATCTCACCGGGGTGCTGTCGGTGCGTCGGCTCTCACCGCAGGTGGCCGGGGTGCTCGCCTGTCTGGAGGCGGTCATCGCGACCGTTCTGGCGTGGGTGCTGCTGGATGAGCACCTGGGTGTGGCGCAGGTCGTCGGCGGTGTGGTGGTGCTGACCGGCGCCCTGATCGCCCAGACTTCCACCCCGAAGGCCGCCGCGGCCGAGCCGGTGGCGGCCTCGGCGCCGGTGGAGGGGGAGCGGGAGTACACGGCGGGAGGGTGACCGCCCCCCGTCCCCGGCGTGCGACGACCCGGAGGGTGTCGGGGTGCCTCCGATCAGAGCCGGGTGAGGTAGCCGGGCACCGGCGTGTCGGGCGCGAGGTCGTCGGCGGGGTCCGGCGCGCCGTAGGCGCGGGCGACGGGCACCACGCCGCTCCAGTGGGGGAGCCCCAGATCCTCCGCGTCGTCGTTGGGCCCGCCGGTGCGGATCTTCGCGGAGACCTCTTCGAGGTCGAGGCTGAGCACGGCGGTGGCGGCCAGCTCCTTGCCGTTGGCGGGCCGGGAGTCGGCGGCACGGCCCGGCACCACATGGTCCACCAGGGCGTCCAGGGCCGCGGTGCGCTCGGCCGGATCGGTCACCGGGCGGGCGATGCCGTGCACCACCACCGAGCGGTAGTTGATGGAGTGGTGAAACGCGGAACGGGCCAGGACCAGCCCGTCGACATGGGTGACGGTGAGACACACCGGCAGCCCCGGCTCCTCGCTGCCCGGCGCGCCCGCCATGCGCAGGGGGCGCGCCCCTGTCGAGCCGTGGAGGTACAGCCGCTCCCCGACCCGGCCGTAGAGGGTCGGCAGGACGACGGGGGCGCCATCGCGTATGAAGCCCAGATGGCAGACGTAGCCCTCGTCGAGGATCGCGTGCACCACCTCCCGGTCGTACGACGCGCGCTCGCGGGAGCGGGTGGGCATGGTGCGGTCGGTCGGTGTGTAGGCGTTGTCGGGCGCGTTGGTCGCGGCGGTGGCGTCCGGGGCGGGCATTTGCGTCCTCCATTGCATTAGTGCAAAATAGCGTTTGTGCTAGGAGAATATCCGATCGTCGGCCGACGCGCAGCCGAGATCGCGGCCAGTGTGGAGCGCGCGGTCGGCGCCGGTGAGCTGCCGCCGGGCCAACTGCTGCCTCCTCTGCGGGAGTTGGCGCAGCGGCTGGGCGTGAACGCCAATACAGTCGCGGCCGCATATCGCGTGCTGCGCGAACGAGGCGTGATCGAGACGGCGGGGCGCCGCGGGAGCCGAGTGCGCTCCCGCCCCTCCAGTACGCCCCGCGAGTGGATCGGGGTCGACGCCAGCGGCGCGCGCGACCTGTCGAGCGGCAACCCCGACCCCGCGCTGCTGCCCCCGCTCGGCGCGCCGCTCGCGGCGGCCGCGGCCCGCGCGGCGGAGCGCCCCACGTTGTACGGCGCGCCGGACGTCGTCCCCGAGGTGGCCGAGCTCGCCCGGGCCGCCCTCGACGCGGACGGGGTGCCGGCCGGGCCGGTCGCCGTCACCTCGGGCGCGCTCGACGCGATCGAGCGAGTACTGGCCGCGCATCTGCGTCCCGGTGACGCGGTCGCGGTCGAGGACCCCGGCTGGGGCAGTCTGCTCGACCTGATCCCGGCGCTCGGACTGCGCGCCGTCCCGGTCGGGGTCGACGACGACGGACCGCTGCCCGAGCGGGTGGAGCAGGCGCTGGCCCAGGGGGCGCGGGCGCTGGTGGTGACCGACCGGGCGCAGAACCCGACGGGCGCGGTGGTGAGCGCGACACGCGCCCGCGAGCTGCGGACCGTGCTCGCCGCCCACCCTTCCGTGCTGCTGATCGAGGACGATCACGGGCACGGCATCGTGGACCTCCCGCTGCGTCCCCTGGCCGGGGGCACGGACCACTGGGCGCTGGTCCGCTCCACCGCCAAGGCGTACGGCCCCGATCTGCGGCTCGCCGTGCTCACCGGAGACCCCGTCACCCTGGACCGGGTGCGTGGCCGCCAGCGGCTGGGGCCGGGCTGGGTCAGCCATCTGCTGCAGGAGGCGGTCGGTGGGCTGTGGCGGGCGGGCGCGGTCGACGCGGCGGCGGTGGCGGCGTCGTACGACACGCGGCGCGCCGCGCTGGTGCGGGCGCTGCGGGAGCGGGGGATCGCCGCGCACGGGCGGAGCGGGATGAATGTGTGGGTGCCGGTCCCGGACGAGACCGGCGTGGTCGCCCGGCTGCTGGCGTCGGGCTGGGCCGTCGCCCCGGGGGCGCGCTTCCGCGTGGCCTCGCCACCGGGGGTCCGGCTGACGGTTTCGCCGCTGGCCGCCGACGAGATCGAGACGGTGGCCGCCGCGGTGGCCGCGGCGGCGGGGGCGACGGTCTCGGGGCGGCTGGACTAGTGTCCGTGATTCCGTACGCCGACCACGGGGGCACGGGCTCAACGCCAACCGGCAGGCGCGTCCGCGACCTGTCGGTTGCTGCTCGACACTCTGATGTGACGGCCGGTGCGCTTGATCGGCCAACGGGCGGCCGATCGGCTGACGGGCGGCGGGGCGGCTATCGGGCGGTCGATGGGCTATCGCGCGGTGGAGCGCCGCTGGGTCAGGGCCGCACCGATGAGGACGACGGCCGCGCCCACCGGTGTGTTCCAGGTGAGGTGTTCCCCGAGGATCGCCACGCCCGCGGTGGTGGCGATCACCGGAACGAAGTAGGTGACCATCATCGCCGTCGTCGGGCCGACCTCGTCGACGAGCCCGTACTGGACCAGGAACGCCACGCCGGTGCCCAGCGCGCCCAGGGCGAGTACGGAGAGCAGGGGCAGGACCGGGAAGGAGGTGGGCGTCGTCGCGAACACCGGTGCGACGAGGGCGAGTTGCACCGTGCCGAGCAGCAGCTGACCGCCGGACATCGACAGATGGGAGTGGCCCGTGTCGCTCAGCGTGCGCCGGACGTACTGCCAGCCGACCGCGTAGCTGGCCGAGGCGATCAGCGCCAGCACCGTGCCCAGCGGGTCCTGGCCGGAGAAGCCCTGCCAGGCGCCCAGCACGATCAACACGCCGATGAAGCCGAGCCCGAGACCCGCGACACGCTGACGGCTCGGCCGGTCGTCGGAGACCACGACCACCGCGAGCAGCATCCCCCACAGCGGCGAGGCGGCGTTGCAGATACCGGCCAGGGTCGAGGGGATCGTCAGCTCGGCGTAGGCGAACAGCGAGAACGGCAGCGCGTTGAGGAAGAACGCGGCCACCGCCAGATGGCCCCAGACCCGCGCCCCGCGCGGCAGCCGCTCCCGCTTCACCACCAGCGTCACGAGCAGTA is from Streptomyces hygroscopicus and encodes:
- a CDS encoding membrane protein, with the protein product MQVSGGHSQQRKVGLGLALVSALTFGGSGVAAKPLIEAGLAPLEVTWLRVTGAALILLPLAWRHRRLLTRRPALLVGFGLLAVAGVQACYFAALSRIPVGVALLVEYLAPALVLGWVRFVQRRPVSRAAAIGVVLAVGGLACVVEVWSGLSFNPLGLLLAFGAAFCQVGYFVLSDHGSDGQDPADPLGVIAYGLLIGAVALTVVGRPWGMDWTVLTGGADLAGARVPALVLLAWIVLVATVIAYLTGVLSVRRLSPQVAGVLACLEAVIATVLAWVLLDEHLGVAQVVGGVVVLTGALIAQTSTPKAAAAEPVAASAPVEGEREYTAGG
- a CDS encoding GntR family transcriptional regulator, which codes for MERAVGAGELPPGQLLPPLRELAQRLGVNANTVAAAYRVLRERGVIETAGRRGSRVRSRPSSTPREWIGVDASGARDLSSGNPDPALLPPLGAPLAAAAARAAERPTLYGAPDVVPEVAELARAALDADGVPAGPVAVTSGALDAIERVLAAHLRPGDAVAVEDPGWGSLLDLIPALGLRAVPVGVDDDGPLPERVEQALAQGARALVVTDRAQNPTGAVVSATRARELRTVLAAHPSVLLIEDDHGHGIVDLPLRPLAGGTDHWALVRSTAKAYGPDLRLAVLTGDPVTLDRVRGRQRLGPGWVSHLLQEAVGGLWRAGAVDAAAVAASYDTRRAALVRALRERGIAAHGRSGMNVWVPVPDETGVVARLLASGWAVAPGARFRVASPPGVRLTVSPLAADEIETVAAAVAAAAGATVSGRLD